A section of the Piliocolobus tephrosceles isolate RC106 chromosome 14, ASM277652v3, whole genome shotgun sequence genome encodes:
- the SURF2 gene encoding surfeit locus protein 2 isoform X1: protein MSDLPADVQAFLREHPSLRLQPDARKVRCILTGHELPCRLPELQVYTRGKKYQRLVRASPAFDFAEFEPHIVPSTKNPHQLFCKLTLRHINKCPEHVLRHTQGRRYQRALCKYEECQKQGVEYVPACLVHRRRRREEQMDGDGPSPREAFWEPTSSDEGGAPSDDSMTDLYPPELFTRKDLGSTEDADGTDDFLTDEEDEKAKPPREKVTDEGRRETAVYRGLVQKRGKKQLGSLKKKFKSHHCKPKSFSSCKQPG from the exons ATGAGCGACTTGCCGGCCGACGTGCAGGCCTTCCTGCGCGAGCACCCGAGCCTGCGGCTCCAGCCGGACGCCCGCAAG GTGAGGTGCATCTTGACTGGTCACGAGCTGCCCTGCCGCCTGCCGGAGCTCCAGGTGTACACCCGCGGCAAAAAGTACCAGCGGCTGGTCCGCGCCTCTCCGGCCTTCGACTTTGCAGAGTTCGAGCCGCACATCGTGCCCAGCACCAAGAACCC GCACCAGTTGTTCTGCAAACTCACCCTGCGGCACATCAACAAGTGCCCAGAACACGTGCTGAGGCACACCCAGGGCCGGCGGTACCAGCGAGCTCTGTGTAAAT ATGAAGAATGTCAGAAACAAGGGGTGGAGTACGTCCCTGCCTGCCTGGTGCaccggaggaggaggagggaggagcagaTGGACGGTGACGGGCCTAGCCCGCGGGAAGCCTTCTGGGAGCCCACATCCAGTGATGAAGGGGGAGCTCCAAGTGACGACAGCATGACAGACCTGTACCCAC CTGAGCTATTCACCAGAAAGGACCTTGGAAGCACAGAGGACGCGGATGGCACTGATGACTTTTTGACAGACGAAGAGGATGAGAAGGCAAAGCCCCCAAGAGAGAAGGTCACTGAtgagggcaggagagagacagcCGTGTACCGAGGACTGGTCCAGAAGCGCGGGAAG AAGCAGTTGGGCTCGTTGAAAAAGAAGTTCAAGAGTCATCACTGCAAACCCAAGAGCTTCAGCTCCTGTAAACAGCCAGGTTAA
- the SURF2 gene encoding surfeit locus protein 2 isoform X2: MRSFHSLSTWPGGVVLLHELILEQSARLPCLLFRHQLFCKLTLRHINKCPEHVLRHTQGRRYQRALCKYEECQKQGVEYVPACLVHRRRRREEQMDGDGPSPREAFWEPTSSDEGGAPSDDSMTDLYPPELFTRKDLGSTEDADGTDDFLTDEEDEKAKPPREKVTDEGRRETAVYRGLVQKRGKKQLGSLKKKFKSHHCKPKSFSSCKQPG; encoded by the exons ATGAGATCTTTCCATTCATTGAGCACTTGGCCAGGTGGAGTCGTCCTCTTGCATGAACTCATCTTGGAGCAGTCAGCGAGGCTGCCATGCCTACTTTTCCG GCACCAGTTGTTCTGCAAACTCACCCTGCGGCACATCAACAAGTGCCCAGAACACGTGCTGAGGCACACCCAGGGCCGGCGGTACCAGCGAGCTCTGTGTAAAT ATGAAGAATGTCAGAAACAAGGGGTGGAGTACGTCCCTGCCTGCCTGGTGCaccggaggaggaggagggaggagcagaTGGACGGTGACGGGCCTAGCCCGCGGGAAGCCTTCTGGGAGCCCACATCCAGTGATGAAGGGGGAGCTCCAAGTGACGACAGCATGACAGACCTGTACCCAC CTGAGCTATTCACCAGAAAGGACCTTGGAAGCACAGAGGACGCGGATGGCACTGATGACTTTTTGACAGACGAAGAGGATGAGAAGGCAAAGCCCCCAAGAGAGAAGGTCACTGAtgagggcaggagagagacagcCGTGTACCGAGGACTGGTCCAGAAGCGCGGGAAG AAGCAGTTGGGCTCGTTGAAAAAGAAGTTCAAGAGTCATCACTGCAAACCCAAGAGCTTCAGCTCCTGTAAACAGCCAGGTTAA
- the LOC111524007 gene encoding surfeit locus protein 1 isoform X1, producing the protein MAEAPADQAGGSSSQNVGPGAGLWAGLGGDPEADASCVPEEPAGPGSMAAVAARQLGLRAAGLGRAPASAAWRSVLGVSPRPGVAWRPSRCGSSAAEASATKAEDDSFLQWVLLLIPVTAFGLGTWQVQRRKWKLNLIAELESRVLAEPVPLPADPMELKNMEYRPVKVKGCFDHSKELYMMPRTMVDPAREAWEAGRISSSTQSGAYVVTPFHCTDLGTTILVNRGFVPRKKVNPETRQKGQIEGEVDLIGMVRLTETRQPFVPENNPERNHWYYRDLEAMARITGAEPIFIDANFQSTVPGGPIGGQTRVTLRNEHLQYIVTWYGLSAATSYLWFKKFLRGIPGV; encoded by the exons ATGGCCGAGGCGCCCGCAGACCAGGCCGGCGGAAGCAGCTCCCAGAACGTGGGGCCGGGAGCGGGGCTCTGGGCGGGACTCGGCGGCGACCCGGAAGCAGATGCCTCCTGCGTCCCGGAAGAGCCCGCGGGGCCGGGTTCGATGGCGGCGGTGGCTGCACGGCAGCTGGGGCTGCGGGCGGCGGGGCTGGGACGG GCCCCTGCCAGCGCCGCCTGGAGGAGCGTCCTCGGGGTCTCTCCGCGCCCAG GGGTGGCCTGGAGGCCAAGCAGATGTGGCAGTTCTGCAGCAGAAGCATCTGCCACAAAAGCGGAAGATGACTCCTTTCTTCAGTGGGTCCTGCTCCTCATCCCTGTGACTGCCTTTGGCTTGGGGACATGGCAG GTCCAACGTCGGAAGTGGAAGCTGAACCTGATTGCAGAGTTGGAGTCTAGAGTTCTGGCTGAGCCTGTCCCTCTGCCAGCAGA CccaatggaactgaaaaatatgGAGTATAGACCAGTGAAGGTCAAGGGGTGCTTTGACCACTCCAAGGAGCTGTATATGATGCCCCGGACCATGGTGGACCCTGCCCGGGAGGCCTGGGAGGCCGGCCGCATCTCCTCCTCAACTCAGAGTGGGGCCTATGTGGTCACTCCCTTCCACTGCACTGACCTGGG AACCACCATCCTGGTAAATAGAGGGTTCGTTCCCAGGAAGAAAGTGAATCCTGAAACCCGGCAGAAAGGCCAG ATTGAGGGAGAAGTGGACCTCATTGGGATGGTGAGGCTGACAGAAACCAGGCAACCTTTTGTCCCCGAGAACAATCCAGAAAGGAACCACTGGTATTACCGGGACCTGGAAGCTATGGCCAGAATCACAGGCGCGGAGCCCATCTTCATTGATGCCAACTTCC AGAGCACAGTCCCTGGAGGACCCATTGGAGGGCAAACCAGAGTTACTCTGAGGAATGAGCATCTGCAGTACATCGTGACCTG GTATGGACTCTCTGCAGCTACATCATACCTGTGGTTTAAGAAATTTCTACGTGGGATACCTGGTGTGTGA
- the LOC111524007 gene encoding surfeit locus protein 1 isoform X2 produces the protein MELKNMEYRPVKVKGCFDHSKELYMMPRTMVDPAREAWEAGRISSSTQSGAYVVTPFHCTDLGTTILVNRGFVPRKKVNPETRQKGQIEGEVDLIGMVRLTETRQPFVPENNPERNHWYYRDLEAMARITGAEPIFIDANFQSTVPGGPIGGQTRVTLRNEHLQYIVTWYGLSAATSYLWFKKFLRGIPGV, from the exons atggaactgaaaaatatgGAGTATAGACCAGTGAAGGTCAAGGGGTGCTTTGACCACTCCAAGGAGCTGTATATGATGCCCCGGACCATGGTGGACCCTGCCCGGGAGGCCTGGGAGGCCGGCCGCATCTCCTCCTCAACTCAGAGTGGGGCCTATGTGGTCACTCCCTTCCACTGCACTGACCTGGG AACCACCATCCTGGTAAATAGAGGGTTCGTTCCCAGGAAGAAAGTGAATCCTGAAACCCGGCAGAAAGGCCAG ATTGAGGGAGAAGTGGACCTCATTGGGATGGTGAGGCTGACAGAAACCAGGCAACCTTTTGTCCCCGAGAACAATCCAGAAAGGAACCACTGGTATTACCGGGACCTGGAAGCTATGGCCAGAATCACAGGCGCGGAGCCCATCTTCATTGATGCCAACTTCC AGAGCACAGTCCCTGGAGGACCCATTGGAGGGCAAACCAGAGTTACTCTGAGGAATGAGCATCTGCAGTACATCGTGACCTG GTATGGACTCTCTGCAGCTACATCATACCTGTGGTTTAAGAAATTTCTACGTGGGATACCTGGTGTGTGA
- the RPL7A gene encoding 60S ribosomal protein L7a encodes MPKGKKAKGKKVAPAPAVVKKQEAKKVVNPLFEKRPKNFGIGQDIQPKRDLTRFVKWPRYIRLQRQRAILYKRLKVPPAINQFTQALDRQTATQLLKLAHKYRPETKQEKKQRLLARAEKKAAGKGDVPTKRPPVLRAGVNTVTTLVENKKAQLVVIAHDVDPIELVVFLPALCRKMGVPYCIIKGKARLGRLVHRKTCTTVAFTQVNSEDKGALAKLVEAIRTNYNDRYDEIRRHWGGNVLGPKSVARIAKLEKAKAKELATKLG; translated from the exons CCGAAAGGAAAGAAGGCCAAGGGAAAGAAGGTGGCTCCGGCCCCTGCTGTCGTGAAAAAGCAGGAGGCCAAGAAAGTGGTGAATCCCCTGTTTGAGAAAAGACCTAAGAATTTTGGCATTG GACAGGACATCCAGCCCAAAAGAGACCTCACCCGCTTTGTGAAATGGCCTCGCTATATCAGGTTGCAGCGGCAGAGAGCCATCCTCTATAAGCGGCTGAAAGTGCCTCCTGCTATTAACCAGTTCACCCAGGCCCTGGACCGCCAAACAG CTACTCAGCTGCTTAAGCTGGCCCACAAGTACAGACCAGAGACAAAGCAAGAGAAGAAGCAGAGGCTGTTGGCCCGGGCCGAGAAGAAAGCTGCTGGCAAAGGGGATGTCCCCACTAAGAGACCACCTGTCCTTCGAGCAG GAGTTAACACCGTCACCACCTTGGTGGAGAACAAGAAAGCTCAGCTGGTAGTGATTGCACACGACGTGGATCCCATCGAG CTGGTTGTCTTCTTGCCTGCCCTGTGTCGTAAAATGGGGGTCCCTTACTGCATTATCAAGGGGAAGGCCAGACTGGGCCGTCTAGTCCACAGGAAGACCTGCACCACTGTCGCCTTCACACAGGTGAACTC GGAAGACAAAGGCGCTTTGGCTAAGCTGGTGGAAGCTATCAGGACCAATTACAACGACAGATACGATGAG ATCCGCCGTCACTGGGGCGGCAATGTCCTGGGTCCCAAGTCTGTGGCTCGTATCGCCAAGCTCGAAAAGGCAAAGGCTAAAGAACTGGCCACTAAGTTGGGTTAA